Proteins encoded by one window of Rutidosis leptorrhynchoides isolate AG116_Rl617_1_P2 chromosome 7, CSIRO_AGI_Rlap_v1, whole genome shotgun sequence:
- the LOC139860213 gene encoding protein ALP1-like — MVGSNNDINILNQSPVFDALKKGTAPSAPFEVNGHQYTKGYYLADGIYPDCATLIKGMSCPTDKPRIKFTRFQASARKDIERAFGVLQGRFHILSQPSLTLKVNKMRRVMECCLILHNLILEYNDFALCKWEERFITEERAKRAQRVRNRGRDQDVVTREIRDRAVYDQLTEDLIEHIWNLPTSFRPTN; from the coding sequence ATGGTAGGTTCCAACAATGATATCAATATTTTGAATCAGTCACCGGTTTTTGATGCACTAAAGAAGGGAACAGCTCCATCTGCACCATTTGAGGTTAATGGTCATCAATACACCAAAGGTTATTACCTTGCCGATGGTATATATCCTGATTGCGCGACACTGATCAAAGGAATGTCGTGCCCCACAGATAAACCAAGGATTAAGTTCACGAGATTTCAAGCAAGTGCACGAAAGGACATAGAGAGGGCTTTTGGTGTTCTTCAAGGGCGATTTCATATTTTAAGTCAACCTTCACTGACTTTGAAAGTAAACAAGATGCGAAGAGTAATGGAATGTTGTCTCATTTTACATAATTTGATTTTAGAATACAATGATTTTGCGCTATGTAAATGGGAAGAAAGGTTTATAACCGAGGAAAGAGCAAAGCGTGCCCAACGAGTTAGGAATAGAGGACGTGATCAAGACGTTGTCACAAGAGAAATAAGGGATAGAGCGGTGTACGATCAACTGACTGAAGATTTAATCGAGCATATTTGGAATCTTCCAACGTCATTTCGACCAACGAATTAG